In the genome of Pontibacter actiniarum, the window CTGGCGCGGCAGGAAAACAGCACGGCATCGGCTTCGGACGCTCCGGGTAGTTTGGCTGCCACAGGTTTCTCCCCGCATGCCAAGGCCAAAGCCGGTATGCCCCAGCATGCTTTGTGAAGATAGTGCGAATATAATTCTGACCCTTAAAACACGCGTGAATGGCTAAGTTTCTTTTCTATGACGACAAGGTGATAAACCTCTTACTGGAGGATGAAAAGCCCACGGGAGGGGCTGCTGTACAAGCCTACGGGTGGATAAAGGGCCTTTTGGCGTTAGGGCATGAAGTGTATGTGCTCACAAAGCCGCACCACAACCAAGCCCTGAAGGAAGACTGCCAGGGTATTAACGTTGTAGCCGACTTTGACAGGGGCAAGGGCGTGCGCTGGCTCAGGTGGGTTTACTACCGGCTACCGCACACCTACAAGGCGCTGAAACAGGTCCAGCCGGACTACCTTTACAAAGGCATTCCCAGCTGGGAATCGTTTCTGATCGGGTTGATGTGCATGCGCCTGAATATAAAATTTATCCAACGGATCTCTAACGACTTTCTGATCGACAGGCGCTTTCTCAAGAGTCATTCCAGGCTGCATCGCTTTTTCCAGAACCTGGGCTTTAAGCTCTCCGACTTTATACTTTGCCAGAACGACTATCAGTTCGGAGTGATCTCAAAGAAGTTTCCTGGAAAGAAGGTGTACAAACTCTCCAACCCTATTGTCTTGGCGGCGTCCACTGCCTCAGCAGATGACCGGGAAGGGGGTTATATCGCCTGGCTGGGCTTGTTCCAGCACCAGAAGAACCTGAAACTGCTCTATGAGATCGCGGCGGCAATCCCGAATGAGCAGTTTGTAATAGCAGGTAACGCTATCCCCAAAGTTGATTCGGAGACGCTGAGGTTCCTTGATAAACTACAGGAGCTCCCTAATGTCGAGTTTATCGGGTTCCTGAAAAGACATGAAGTGCCCTCCTTCTTAAGGGGGGCAAAATACCTCTTAAACACTTCCCACTACGAGGGCTTTAGCAACACTTTTTTAGAGGCGATGGCAAATGGTACCCCAATCTTAACGACTGACAAGGTAAACCCTGATGGCTTGATAGATAAGAAGGGAGTAGGGCTCGTGTATAGAGATGCAAAGGACTTGCTGTGTCAGGTTACCTCAGTAACACCAGAGTCATATACGGCTATGTCAAACAGCGCTGTTAAGTATGTAATGTCTCATCATGACCACAAGCACCAGGCATCCTTGCTGGCTGGCTTACTCGAAAATGAAAAAGTAAGCAAGGGCATGGTAGCTACATAAGTAATTTTATTTTGTTTTACTGTTATTAAGTATAACTTTTTTGTGTGTATTGTGTAAGTATATATAGCCTACAGGATCTTCTGATTTGTAGCTGTTGAATATGTAATCACCTTTTGCCCGCTCAATATGGTTAACGAAATACGCATACTTTTCTTTATTGGTAGTTTAAGGGCTGGTGGCAAAGAGCGAAGACTAATAGAACTTCTCTCATACCTAAAGGGAGCGGGTGCCTTCAACATGGTGGTGGTTTGTACTGAAGACAACGTGCACTACCCTCATTTCTTTGAATTAGACATACCTTATGTCGTACTTAAAAAACAGTGGCAGAAGTATGATCCTACCGTTTTTTATAAGTTTCATCAGGTAGTTAAGGATTTCAAACCGGACTACATTCATACTTGGGGGCGTGTGCAGTCCTTTTATGCGCTTCCTGCTGTAATTCTCAACAGGGCTTCCCTAATAAATAGCCAAATAACATCGGCCCCTCCACAAATCAGGAAGTTGTCTATCGGTAACATCATAGACACGGTCAACTTTAGGTGCTCAGATATAATACTGTCAAACTCAGAAGCAGGGTTAAGAGCTTACGCGCCTCCTGCTCATAAGTCTAAGGTTATTTATAATGGGTTGAATCTTAATCGGTTTTCCGGCTTGCCACCCGAAGAAGAGGTAAGGGCTAAATACCGTATCAAAACGCCCTACACAGTCGTGATGGTTGCCTCCGTGTCGGAGAACAAAGACTACGGCCTTTTTTTACAGGTGGCTCAACACGTAACGGCGTTAAGGAAGGATATCAGCTTTGTAGGCGCGGGGTGGTACCGTGAGAATGATGTTACCTACAAAAAAATTATAAGGCTTTCGGAGGAAAACCCCAACATCATCTTTACAGGCAAGATAGATGATGTGGAGTCATTAGTCAGCATCTGTAACGTTGGGATGCTGTTATCAAACAGAAACGTGCATGGCGAGGGTATCTCGAATGCGATTATGGAATACATGGCTTTAGGGAAGCCTGTGATAGCCACCGATGCTGGCGGTACTAATGAAATAGTACATCATAATGAAAACGGCTATCTCATTACAGACCAGTCAGTAGAGGGTATAGCAACGCTTGTTACGGATCTTATCGATAACCCTGAAAAGTGCCAGGAATTTGGGGAGAACAGTAAAAAGTATATCGCAGAAAACTTTTCTCTAAACAAGATGGGGAGGGAGTTTGAAACGGTTTATAGAGACGCTGTAGCACTCTTTTTGAATGGTAGCATGGTATAATCAAGCGCGAGCCTGAGAAGCGTTAATTAAAAGTTGAAAACATGAACGTGTTGTATCTGAGCAGGTCTAACTCTGGTAAACCTCACCCTTTTATCGAGGAGCAAACAACTGCCTTGGTTAACTCCTATGATGTTAACGCCCAGCATTTCTTTATTAAAAAGGGTGGCATATCAGGATATGTAAAGGCTATAAGGCAGCTTTATGCTTTGTTGAGGCGTGAAAACAGCATCGATATCATTCATGTGCATTATGGGCTTTGGGGGCTTGTTGCAGTAATCAGCAAGATTGCCGCTCATAATAAGGCTAAAGTCGTTATAACATTCCACGGTAGTGATATCAACAAAAGAACAGAGCGGCCGCTATCGCAGTTAGCTGCAAGATTTTCAGCACATAACATTCTGGTGTCCGAGAAGATGCTTAAGTACATACATGAGCGTTTTTCCCTGATTCCCTGTGGAATAGATACCGATGTTGAACTAAATCACAGGGAGGTAACAAGGAAGGAGTACGGGTGGGGAGATAACAATTTTGTAGTACTGTTTTCCTCCAGCTTTGAGCGTAGCGTGAAGGACCCGGGCTTTGCTTTTAAAGTTATAGCGGCTTTAGAGGCATCTTCCTCCAAGTCAATAGAGTTTGTTGAGCTCAAAGGGTACAACAGAAATCAGCTCACGAGGCTTATGCAGGCTGCCGATGCGCTTATCATGTGCAGCGAGAGAGAGGGAAGCCCCCAGATAGTTAAAGAGGCAGTTCTAAACGCTTTACCGGTCGTCTCGAATGATGTAGGGGATGTAAAATCCATCTGCAGGAATGTCGATAACTGTTACATCGTTGATAAAGAAGTCAGTGAGTATGTAAAATGCCTGACCTCAATATCGCTTCATCCAGTTAGGGTTAGGAACAGAGCTCCGGTGCTGGAACGGTTTGACAATAAGGTTATTGCCAAAAGGGTCTTTAGTATCTACAACCATGTGCTGGGCAGAATGCCCTTGGTAACCACATAGTAGATGATATGATATTGCAGCACCCCTTTTTAGGGGTAGTAGCCAGAGCTTAAAAGTATAACACCACCCAAAGCATGCTTGATTGTATGAAGATCCTCATTGATATCAATCACCCTGCCCATGTTCATTATTTTAGGTCTTTTTACCTGCTAATGACAGCTAGAGGACATGAGGTTGCCTTTGTGTCCAGGGATAAAGAAATGTCGCACCGCCTGCTGCACTTGTATAACATAGCCTATATAAACAGGGGAAAGGGGCGTGACGGTAAGATTGGGAAATTCGTTTACCTGCTGTACGCCGACTTAAAGCTCATGCAGGCATCGCTAAAGTTCCGGCCAGATGTCTTTTTGAATTTTCTTCATCCGTACCCGTCGCAGGTTGCTAAAATTCTGGGGCTGCCCTCTCTTGTGTTTAGCGACACCGAGCACGCAAGCCTTCATCACAAGCTTACCGTTCCGTTTGCGACCAAGGTCTTTACACCTTCCTGCTACCGGCTGGACTTAGGGGAGAAACACGTACGCTTTAACAGTTACATGGAGCTTGCCTACCTGCACCCCAACTATTTCAAGCCCAACCCGGAGATTCTAAAGCTGCTCGATGTGAAGGAAGGCGAAAAGTACGTCATCGTCAGGTTTGTCTCCTGGGCTGCGGTACATGATTTTGGGCATTCAGGCATGACGCTGGAGAACAAGCGGAAGGCCGTTCGCCTGCTGGCCAGGCATGCAAAGGTGTTTATCTCTTCCGAAGGTGTGCTGCCAGAAGACCTTGAGCAGTACAGGATCAGGATTCCGTTTAACCAGATTCACGATGCTTTGTACTTCAGTGCCCTGTTGTTTGGGGAGAGTGGTACGATGGCGTCAGAAGCGGCTGTGCTGGGCACCCCTTCCATCTTTATCAACAGCAACAGCTTAGGTTATTTAGACGAGCAGGAGTACAAGTATGGGCTGGTGAACAATTTCAGGTCAGGCCTGGAGGACCAGGAGAAGGCGATAGCGCGCGCGCTTGAGATCATACAGGATGATAACAGCACTAACAAGTATAGGGCCTTACGAGAAAAGCTACTCCAGGACTGCAC includes:
- a CDS encoding glycosyltransferase family 4 protein, with protein sequence MAKFLFYDDKVINLLLEDEKPTGGAAVQAYGWIKGLLALGHEVYVLTKPHHNQALKEDCQGINVVADFDRGKGVRWLRWVYYRLPHTYKALKQVQPDYLYKGIPSWESFLIGLMCMRLNIKFIQRISNDFLIDRRFLKSHSRLHRFFQNLGFKLSDFILCQNDYQFGVISKKFPGKKVYKLSNPIVLAASTASADDREGGYIAWLGLFQHQKNLKLLYEIAAAIPNEQFVIAGNAIPKVDSETLRFLDKLQELPNVEFIGFLKRHEVPSFLRGAKYLLNTSHYEGFSNTFLEAMANGTPILTTDKVNPDGLIDKKGVGLVYRDAKDLLCQVTSVTPESYTAMSNSAVKYVMSHHDHKHQASLLAGLLENEKVSKGMVAT
- a CDS encoding glycosyltransferase family 4 protein, whose translation is MVNEIRILFFIGSLRAGGKERRLIELLSYLKGAGAFNMVVVCTEDNVHYPHFFELDIPYVVLKKQWQKYDPTVFYKFHQVVKDFKPDYIHTWGRVQSFYALPAVILNRASLINSQITSAPPQIRKLSIGNIIDTVNFRCSDIILSNSEAGLRAYAPPAHKSKVIYNGLNLNRFSGLPPEEEVRAKYRIKTPYTVVMVASVSENKDYGLFLQVAQHVTALRKDISFVGAGWYRENDVTYKKIIRLSEENPNIIFTGKIDDVESLVSICNVGMLLSNRNVHGEGISNAIMEYMALGKPVIATDAGGTNEIVHHNENGYLITDQSVEGIATLVTDLIDNPEKCQEFGENSKKYIAENFSLNKMGREFETVYRDAVALFLNGSMV
- a CDS encoding glycosyltransferase family 4 protein, producing the protein MNVLYLSRSNSGKPHPFIEEQTTALVNSYDVNAQHFFIKKGGISGYVKAIRQLYALLRRENSIDIIHVHYGLWGLVAVISKIAAHNKAKVVITFHGSDINKRTERPLSQLAARFSAHNILVSEKMLKYIHERFSLIPCGIDTDVELNHREVTRKEYGWGDNNFVVLFSSSFERSVKDPGFAFKVIAALEASSSKSIEFVELKGYNRNQLTRLMQAADALIMCSEREGSPQIVKEAVLNALPVVSNDVGDVKSICRNVDNCYIVDKEVSEYVKCLTSISLHPVRVRNRAPVLERFDNKVIAKRVFSIYNHVLGRMPLVTT
- a CDS encoding DUF354 domain-containing protein — protein: MKILIDINHPAHVHYFRSFYLLMTARGHEVAFVSRDKEMSHRLLHLYNIAYINRGKGRDGKIGKFVYLLYADLKLMQASLKFRPDVFLNFLHPYPSQVAKILGLPSLVFSDTEHASLHHKLTVPFATKVFTPSCYRLDLGEKHVRFNSYMELAYLHPNYFKPNPEILKLLDVKEGEKYVIVRFVSWAAVHDFGHSGMTLENKRKAVRLLARHAKVFISSEGVLPEDLEQYRIRIPFNQIHDALYFSALLFGESGTMASEAAVLGTPSIFINSNSLGYLDEQEYKYGLVNNFRSGLEDQEKAIARALEIIQDDNSTNKYRALREKLLQDCTDTTQFMMDEVLKYS